A window of Elgaria multicarinata webbii isolate HBS135686 ecotype San Diego chromosome 2, rElgMul1.1.pri, whole genome shotgun sequence contains these coding sequences:
- the ZNF410 gene encoding zinc finger protein 410 isoform X1 — translation MLSDELESKPELLVQFVQNTSIPIGQGLVESESKDITCLSLLPVTESPECNRLMLPDDSPSHTSASKDVSSSAVLRSLQVNVGPDGEETRAQTVQKPPELLPSPDTSSLLQDLQPSDSTSFILLNLTRTGLGSPSEHLVFVQDEVEDSGNDFFSNDSTDSSTPWFLRVQELAHDSLIAATRAQLAKNAKASNNGENVHVCSGDSQPKESSPIPHLPRVEKKLKCTVEGCDRTFVWPAHFKYHLKTHRNDRSFICPAKDCGKSFYVLQRLKVHMRTHNGEKPFICTELGCGKQFTTAGNLKNHLRIHTGEKPFLCEAQGCGRSFAEYSSLRKHLVVHSGVKPHQCQICGKTFSQSGSRNVHMKKHHSRVGMASNRQHEQTESLMGSSLLEDSEVHSKNLVSMSPPPSLGVESLHLPDTESIIGVKEEVLAEATTNSLHAASDVVLPSHLMPMSTSRHSYGVSSLLQ, via the exons ATGTTATCGGATGAGTTAGAGTCCAAACCAGAG CTGCTGGTTCAGTTTGTTCAGAACACATCTATTCCAATAGGCCAGGGGCTTGTGGAATCAGAATCTAAAGATATTACCTGTTTGTCTCTCCTTCCTGTTACTGAATCCCCAGAATGCAACAGGCTGATGTTGCCAG ATGACTCTCCAAGTCACACTAGCGCTTCAAAAGATGTTTCCTCTTCTGCTGTTCTGCGAAGCCTCCAGGTGAATGTTGGCCCTGATGGTGAGGAGACAAGGGCACAAACTGTTCAGAAACCACCTGAGCTTCTGCCAAGTCCTGATACTTCCAGCTTGTTGCAGGACCTCCAACCTAGTGATAGCACTTCCTTTATCCTCCTCAATTTAACACGAACAG GCCTAGGTTCTCCCTCAGAGCACCTGGTGTTTGTCCAGGATGAAGTGGAGGATTCTGGGAATGATTTCTTTTCCAATGACAGTACAGACAGCAGTACCCCATGGTTTTTACGGGTGCAGGAATTGGCCCATGACAGTTTGATTGCTGCCACTCGAGCACAGCTCGCCAAGAATGCCAAAGCAAGCAATAATG GTGAAAATGTTCATGTTTGCTCAGGAGACTCGCAACCGAAAGAATCCAGCCCCATCCCTCATCTGCCTCGCGTGGAGAaaaaattgaagtgcactgttgaaGGTTGTGATAGGACGTTTGTGTGGCCAGCCCACTTCAAATATCACCTAAAAACCCACAG GAATGACCGTTCCTTCATTTGTCCGGCAAAAGATTGTGGGAAAAGCTTCTATGTTCTACAGAGGCTGAAGGTGCACATGAGAACACATAATGGCGAGAAACCTTTCATCTGCACTGAGCTCGGGTGTGGTAAACAATTCACGACAGCTGGGAATCTGAAGAATCATCTGCGGATTCACACGG GGGAAAAGCCCTTCTTATGTGAGGCTCAGGGCTGTGGTCGTTCCTTTGCTGAATACTCCAGCCTTCGGAAACACCTGGTTGTCCATTCAG GAGTAAAACCACACCAATGCCAAATCTGCGGGAAGACATTTTCTCAGAGTGGTAGTAGGAACGTGCACATGAAGAAACATCATTCCAGAGTTGGAATGGCTAGCAATAGACAGCATGAACAAACAG AATCTCTGATGGGCAGTAGTTTGTTGGAAGACTCTGAAGTTCATAGTAAGAACCTGGTGTCAATGAGCCCTCCGCCCAGCCTTGGTGTGGAATCTTTGCACCTGCCGGACACCGAATCAATtattggtgtgaaggaag AGGTTCTTGCTGAAGCAACGACAAACTCTCTCCATGCTGCATCTGATGTGGTTTTGCCATCTCATCTGATGCCAATGTCAACATCAAGGCACTCCTATGGGGTGTCATCATTACTACAGTAA
- the ZNF410 gene encoding zinc finger protein 410 isoform X2: protein MLSDELESKPELLVQFVQNTSIPIGQGLVESESKDITCLSLLPVTESPECNRLMLPDDSPSHTSASKDVSSSAVLRSLQVNVGPDGEETRAQTVQKPPELLPSPDTSSLLQDLQPSDSTSFILLNLTRTGLGSPSEHLVFVQDEVEDSGNDFFSNDSTDSSTPWFLRVQELAHDSLIAATRAQLAKNAKASNNGENVHVCSGDSQPKESSPIPHLPRVEKKLKCTVEGCDRTFVWPAHFKYHLKTHRNDRSFICPAKDCGKSFYVLQRLKVHMRTHNGEKPFICTELGCGKQFTTAGNLKNHLRIHTGEKPFLCEAQGCGRSFAEYSSLRKHLVVHSGVKPHQCQICGKTFSQSGSRNVHMKKHHSRVGMASNRQHEQTESLMGSSLLEDSEVHSKNLVSMSPPPSLGVESLHLPDTESIIGVKEAPQDCPMQPWNQRKPLYEDTPPYRGSG from the exons ATGTTATCGGATGAGTTAGAGTCCAAACCAGAG CTGCTGGTTCAGTTTGTTCAGAACACATCTATTCCAATAGGCCAGGGGCTTGTGGAATCAGAATCTAAAGATATTACCTGTTTGTCTCTCCTTCCTGTTACTGAATCCCCAGAATGCAACAGGCTGATGTTGCCAG ATGACTCTCCAAGTCACACTAGCGCTTCAAAAGATGTTTCCTCTTCTGCTGTTCTGCGAAGCCTCCAGGTGAATGTTGGCCCTGATGGTGAGGAGACAAGGGCACAAACTGTTCAGAAACCACCTGAGCTTCTGCCAAGTCCTGATACTTCCAGCTTGTTGCAGGACCTCCAACCTAGTGATAGCACTTCCTTTATCCTCCTCAATTTAACACGAACAG GCCTAGGTTCTCCCTCAGAGCACCTGGTGTTTGTCCAGGATGAAGTGGAGGATTCTGGGAATGATTTCTTTTCCAATGACAGTACAGACAGCAGTACCCCATGGTTTTTACGGGTGCAGGAATTGGCCCATGACAGTTTGATTGCTGCCACTCGAGCACAGCTCGCCAAGAATGCCAAAGCAAGCAATAATG GTGAAAATGTTCATGTTTGCTCAGGAGACTCGCAACCGAAAGAATCCAGCCCCATCCCTCATCTGCCTCGCGTGGAGAaaaaattgaagtgcactgttgaaGGTTGTGATAGGACGTTTGTGTGGCCAGCCCACTTCAAATATCACCTAAAAACCCACAG GAATGACCGTTCCTTCATTTGTCCGGCAAAAGATTGTGGGAAAAGCTTCTATGTTCTACAGAGGCTGAAGGTGCACATGAGAACACATAATGGCGAGAAACCTTTCATCTGCACTGAGCTCGGGTGTGGTAAACAATTCACGACAGCTGGGAATCTGAAGAATCATCTGCGGATTCACACGG GGGAAAAGCCCTTCTTATGTGAGGCTCAGGGCTGTGGTCGTTCCTTTGCTGAATACTCCAGCCTTCGGAAACACCTGGTTGTCCATTCAG GAGTAAAACCACACCAATGCCAAATCTGCGGGAAGACATTTTCTCAGAGTGGTAGTAGGAACGTGCACATGAAGAAACATCATTCCAGAGTTGGAATGGCTAGCAATAGACAGCATGAACAAACAG AATCTCTGATGGGCAGTAGTTTGTTGGAAGACTCTGAAGTTCATAGTAAGAACCTGGTGTCAATGAGCCCTCCGCCCAGCCTTGGTGTGGAATCTTTGCACCTGCCGGACACCGAATCAATtattggtgtgaaggaag CTCCTCAAGACTGTCCAATGCAGCCTTGGAACCAAAGGAAACCTTTGTACGAGGATACACCGCCATACAGGGGCAGTGGATGA